In one window of Erythrolamprus reginae isolate rEryReg1 chromosome 1, rEryReg1.hap1, whole genome shotgun sequence DNA:
- the PPM1B gene encoding protein phosphatase 1B isoform X4 encodes MGAFLDKPKTEKHNAHGAGNGLRYGLSSMQGWRVEMEDAHTAVVGIPHGLEDWSFFAVYDGHAGSRVANYCSNHLLEHITSNEDFRGTEQPGCALEPSVENVKSGIRTGFLKIDEYMRNFSDLRNGMDRSGSTAVGVMISPEHIYFINCGDSRAVLYRNGQVCFSTQDHKPCNPREKERIQNAGGSVMIQRVNGSLAVSRALGDYDYKCVDGKGPTEQLVSPEPEVYEIVRAEEDEFIVLACDGIWDVMSNEELCEFVKSRLEVSDDLEKVCNWVVDTCLHKGSRDNMSIVLVCFSNAPKVSDEAMKRDADLDKHLETRVEGYLLKKKNG; translated from the exons ATGGGAGCATTTTTGGATAAACCAAAAACTGAGAAACATAATGCTCATGGGGCAGGAAATGGCCTGCGTTATGGCCTCAGCAGTATGCAAGGCTGGAGAGTTGAAATGGAAGATGCTCACACAGCTGTTGTAGGAATTCCTCATGGTTTGGAGGACTGGTCTTTCTTTGCTGTTTATGATGGTCACGCAGGATCTCGTGTGGCAAATTACTGCTCAAACCACTTATTAGAACATATCACTAGCAACGAAGACTTCAGGGGAACAGAACAGCCTGGGTGTGCTCTTGAACCTTCAGTAGAAAATGTTAAGAGCGGAATCAGAACTGGCTTTTTGAAAATTGATGAATATATGCGCAATTTTTCAGACCTCAGAAATGGCATGGACAGGAGTGGCTCAACAGCAGTGGGAGTTATGATTTCACCTGAGCACATTTATTTTATCAACTGTGGAGACTCACGAGCTGTTCTATATAGGAATGGACAGGTCTGTTTTTCAACACAAGATCACAAGCCTTGCAATccaagggagaaggagagaattCAGAATGCAGGAGGAAGTGTCATGATTCAACGTGTTAATGGCTCATTAGCAGTGTCTCGTGCTCTGGGGGACTATGACTACAAATGTGTTGATGGCAAAGGTCCTACAGAACAACTTGTTTCTCCAGAACCAGAGGTTTACGAAATTGTAAGAGCTGAAGAAGATGAATTTATTGTCTTGGCTTGTGATGGAATCTGGGATGTAATGAGCAACGAGGAGCTCTGTGAATTTGTTAAATCTAGGCTTGAAGTATCGGATGATCTAGAAAAAGTGTGCAATTGGGTAGTGGATACTTGTTTACACAAG GGAAGTCGTGATAACATGAGTATTGTTCTAGTTTGCTTTTCAAATGCTCCTAAGGTCTCAGATGAGGCAATGAAAAGAGATGCAGACTTGGATAAGCATTTGGAAACACGAGTGGAAG GTTATcttctaaaaaaaaagaatggctaA
- the PPM1B gene encoding protein phosphatase 1B isoform X3: MGAFLDKPKTEKHNAHGAGNGLRYGLSSMQGWRVEMEDAHTAVVGIPHGLEDWSFFAVYDGHAGSRVANYCSNHLLEHITSNEDFRGTEQPGCALEPSVENVKSGIRTGFLKIDEYMRNFSDLRNGMDRSGSTAVGVMISPEHIYFINCGDSRAVLYRNGQVCFSTQDHKPCNPREKERIQNAGGSVMIQRVNGSLAVSRALGDYDYKCVDGKGPTEQLVSPEPEVYEIVRAEEDEFIVLACDGIWDVMSNEELCEFVKSRLEVSDDLEKVCNWVVDTCLHKGSRDNMSIVLVCFSNAPKVSDEAMKRDADLDKHLETRVEGIAQVIQCPVRWMNCNNFK, from the exons ATGGGAGCATTTTTGGATAAACCAAAAACTGAGAAACATAATGCTCATGGGGCAGGAAATGGCCTGCGTTATGGCCTCAGCAGTATGCAAGGCTGGAGAGTTGAAATGGAAGATGCTCACACAGCTGTTGTAGGAATTCCTCATGGTTTGGAGGACTGGTCTTTCTTTGCTGTTTATGATGGTCACGCAGGATCTCGTGTGGCAAATTACTGCTCAAACCACTTATTAGAACATATCACTAGCAACGAAGACTTCAGGGGAACAGAACAGCCTGGGTGTGCTCTTGAACCTTCAGTAGAAAATGTTAAGAGCGGAATCAGAACTGGCTTTTTGAAAATTGATGAATATATGCGCAATTTTTCAGACCTCAGAAATGGCATGGACAGGAGTGGCTCAACAGCAGTGGGAGTTATGATTTCACCTGAGCACATTTATTTTATCAACTGTGGAGACTCACGAGCTGTTCTATATAGGAATGGACAGGTCTGTTTTTCAACACAAGATCACAAGCCTTGCAATccaagggagaaggagagaattCAGAATGCAGGAGGAAGTGTCATGATTCAACGTGTTAATGGCTCATTAGCAGTGTCTCGTGCTCTGGGGGACTATGACTACAAATGTGTTGATGGCAAAGGTCCTACAGAACAACTTGTTTCTCCAGAACCAGAGGTTTACGAAATTGTAAGAGCTGAAGAAGATGAATTTATTGTCTTGGCTTGTGATGGAATCTGGGATGTAATGAGCAACGAGGAGCTCTGTGAATTTGTTAAATCTAGGCTTGAAGTATCGGATGATCTAGAAAAAGTGTGCAATTGGGTAGTGGATACTTGTTTACACAAG GGAAGTCGTGATAACATGAGTATTGTTCTAGTTTGCTTTTCAAATGCTCCTAAGGTCTCAGATGAGGCAATGAAAAGAGATGCAGACTTGGATAAGCATTTGGAAACACGAGTGGAAG